A window of Misgurnus anguillicaudatus chromosome 3, ASM2758022v2, whole genome shotgun sequence genomic DNA:
aactatccctttaaggagaGGGATACGCGCTCGTGCATCATACTGTGCTTTTGTACTTTTAGCTAACATGCATTTTTGACATTTGTCAGTAAATTAGCCCCTTAAAtgaagtcttaaatcacttttaaaagAAACCATAATtaagcttataaaatacaatctaCATAAACAACTTGTAAATTCATGTACTTGTTCTGACCGAGCAATTTTTACTGCTGTAGCTAATAAATTTAAAGTGTTTGtctagtttttttgtgtgtgattatcttttcagttaatcCTTCACACACACCACTATTTATGCCTTATTGCacagaaaaaaatgactttcttacttactACTGACTTTCTTactagtattttgtcttgttttcagtataaatatcaaaaaatacttaaatcaagtagtattttcttgatgagcaaaatgacctaagaaaataaatctagtttctAGATGTCATTGTCCAAAAGGATTTGGTTTTATTAATACAAAAGAGGTTTTATGAACGCGCTTACAGTGCCCATTACAAAGTTGCTTAGGACCCCCAGAAGTACAGGATCGGCTCTGAATGAAATTTGCAACTCTTAACCGTTTAGTTACGTAAAAAATTTGGGAACAAAATTACCGGATTAACTGAGGAGACATACCTGGCGAAATCAAATCATGACCATCATCTTCTGTAGGTTCAGTTTTTacttctgtgggttcagtttttatttctgttagcTCAGCTtttatttctgtgggttcagttttgatctCCATCATGAGGTTCCTGAAGTCGATgagtttgactgaacacatcttgagtttggtctgcaggatctgctgctgttctccagcgttacagacagaatccagagactctgtggaggtttgatcagtaGATTCATCATCCTGTAAGTCCTGATCAGTtcctgatttacagcacatcacatccatcatcaacactaaaatacacagagacaagactctgtttacactcaataaaacactcaagagagaaaaacactgaggatacacaaacacatcacacgcgagctttttctttctttctttagtgggtttattggcggactaaagagctgcagagcgcctcctgctgtactggagagagaagacGCTTAAAACTTCCCATTCATTTCACAAGAAGGATTTGTTGGATGCCACCCGGGGAAGAGATCAGATGACAAAAACTTTgagtttacagaataaaacctgCTCCTGACTAGTTCACCGAGTAAGTTACTTTGGAAGCAGATtctgagtataagttacctctccATCAGCATTGTGAAAGCCGTTACCACAACATGAAGAAACATCAACCTCCTTGTGTAATGAATGAGAGATGAATTAAGTGTTGATCgtcttctctctccagtacagcaggaggcgctctgcagctctttagtccgccaataaacccactaaagaaagaaagaaagaaagaaagaaagaaagaaagaaagaaagaaagaaagaaagaaagaaagaaagaaagaaagaaagaaagaaagaaagaaagaaagaaagagctcgcgtgtgatgtgtttgtgtatcctcagtgtttttctctcttgagtgttttattgagtgtaaacagagtcttgtctctgtgtattttagtgttgatgatggatgtgatgtgctgtaaatcagtaggaactgatctgtccatgctggatattgatgatttcatcacagaaatctctcagctgaagaaagaggtggcgttactggagacaaagctgagattaagaggagatgaaggactgaagagagaggtttgtacagcttaaacatcctttacctgaatcagacaacatcaaatcatttctaatcttactctgtgtgtgtttgttgtgaatCTTCCACACAGGACTCCGAGCTCAGTCTGACTTTACTTTGTTATACTGAATCAAAGCACACAGACGctcaggacactacagtgtgtgacagtaatcaGGACTTACAGGATGAGGAATCtactgatcaaacctccacagagtctctggattctgtctgtaacgctggagaacagcagcagatcctgcagaccaaactcaagatgtgttcagtcaaactcatcgactgcacgaacctcatgatgaagatcaaaactgaacccacatcTGATGAATATGAACACAATCACAATGATGGTcatgatttttttctgtcagGTAAATTTATATCTCCacaattgttgcatttttactatttttttaacacCAACTGTTGCGGGCCCACACAAAATGTTTTGTATGTAGCTCCAAGTGTGTAGTTTATATTCATCACCTTTttgaaaaagaaaatgacagagtGAGAATTTTTTCAAATGTAAGGGGCACACGGATGAGATCAagtttttaatacacatttataacactaatatCATACTGTAAACCTAAAATAATCATAACAATGGAAAGCTACAAGaatgtatttttcaaatttcgaaaactttgtgttaatagttatgcaataatatatttttttcacaagagtatgcagcaaacaaTGACACCAAGTGGCATTTGTTTCGGAAAAACCATTAAAAGTGTGACACACatctattttttaaaactatttgagATTTGTGGCTTTTTTATTAGGGATTTGGGTGtgaagcaattttttttacataaaataaaactttattgtaaTATCGCAAAACTAATTTCCCCAAATTGCCAGAGCTATACACAGTAAAATCCCTGATATTAAATTAACACCGGCTCTGTGTTCATATGGGTACCACCAGCAGGGTGTCAAAACCAACACTGAAGTAGGGATGCTCATATTGACCAGTTAACCACTAACCAAAGTAAAGCACACTCATCAAGTCATCTTATGAGCCCTGAATAGAAACACAACTAGCTAAATTTTATGTTAACCCTTTTAGTAAACTATTATAAGGAAAATGTAGTATAAATTCAGTAAAAGACAAAACAATTTGATTTAATCAATATGTAATTACCCAAGCAGCTATAATAGCAACACTGACAGCTGTCTACTCTCTCTGTGTGAATATAGAAAAGATACTGAATCTCAATTCATCCtactttatataaataaaagtcaATTTATTTGTTTCATGTTTCTGTCAGATGTAAAGAGTGAATTATGTTTGAATGGAGAAATAACGTCCTcgactctttcctgcatcagCGGTGGAGAGACATTGAGATATTTAGAGAgccatgagagaaaacacacagaacatgaACATCATCTGAAGAAACACACTAATgagagaccgtatcagtgcaTATCACACAAAACACTATACACTGAAGAGAAACCCTATCaatgttcacactgtgataaacGTCTCGGTTATAAATCTCATCTGATAGTCcatgagagaattcacactggagagaaaccttatctctgtaatgtttgtgggaagagttttaatcGACATGAGAGTTTAGTGAgacaccagagaactcatacaggtgaaaaaccttacaaatgctctcagtgtgagaagacgtttactcagtcaagtaacttaaaagcccacgagagagttcacactggagagaaaccttacgtctgcccgatctgtggaaagagcttctctgATTTACGTTCTATTAGAGTCCATGAGagacttcacactggagagaaacctcatcactgtaatgtctgtgggaagagATTCAGTCGACATGAACATTTAGTGTCacaccagagaattcatacaggtgaaaaaccttacaaatgctctcagtgtgagaagacaTTTGCTCATTCAGCTTCCTTAAAAACCCATgaaagaattcacactggagagaaaccttacaaatgTAATGTCTGTGGAAGGAGTTTTAACCTACGTGTCGGTTTAGTGtcacaccagagaactcatacaggtgaaaaaccttacaaatgttcATATTGTGAGAAGACTTTTACTCAGGCAGGTCACTTAAAAGCCCATGAGagacttcacactggagagaaaccgtaCGTCTGCCCGATCTGAGGAGAGAGATTTGCTCATTCTGAAAGTTTTCAGAATCATCAGAAAAAACATACTGAAACTGTTGGGTAAGATTTAGCAAATTATCCAAGCTTTATAAGCCAAACAATACACCTAATATTATATGTAATTCTTTGGAGCAATAGAAACCTATGGTTTGTTATTTTATACTCCTTTTGTTATGTTaaactatttttattattttatacaccaagtgttgctttaatgaaaaGTATTGTAATCACTGAGTTGGGAATATATGCATGACAACTCTTAAATTGCATGTTTAACAAAATGACATGGTTTTGTATTTACTAGTTTATTAAGAGTAGAGAGATTGATACAAGTATTAGATAGAACAAAGCATAAGGGATACATTACGGTTTAAAGCATGATTTAAAGACCTGTCTTCATTGTTGAAAGCGCAGAAGAGCTCGGAGAAGAACAACAAAGAGACTTTGTCGCATATATAAGATAATTGGGGAATTTCCCAGTAAATGTTAGGATCAAAGGCCACGAGGCCTTGAATATGATTCCTGGAATTTAGCCTTGAGACTGTCCTAAATTGATGCTGCTGCAGAACTTATTCAGATCTGGACACCGCTGCCAGCATTTCCGTTATCTGACAGCCTGAAATCTTGTGTGCTCAAGACTTAAGATTTTTTAGACTCtgtttttttgttgaattactTTTTATctaatttggtgtttttatttcttttctttttaattcTGGAAAACTTGTAATCACAAACAACTAAATTGTATTAATCAATTTTATAAAAGACAAGTCGTCATCTGCTTTCGTGAACTTTGCTCAGATAATCAACCACGGGAAAGTCTAATGACAATTATATGTGAGTATGATCTAATCTTAACATTTTGGGTTTCCAGTGGAGTACAGGAATGGAATTTGTGCCGTAGACAAATCACACACAATCTGTCGTAACTGTGTGCATGTGCTTGCGTTCGCGTGTGTGCTTGCGTGTAGATCGGGTTAACCGAAGTGAAATAGAAGAGCGCGAGATCATTCTCCAgaacaaaagtaaaaatgtaaagttaaagtttgtaaaaaatgtaaaatgtaaagtctttaaagttaaagtttgattttaagtttGTTTGCCAAAGTTAATAAAGAAAACGTCaagttatttttgttgttgttattaagTTAAGTTAATCTATTGTTCCTTAGCATTGCTGGTAAAATGACAGGAACCCTACACCCACAGCAAACCGAACCGTATCGGACCGAACCGTGGCCCCAAAACCGTAAACCGATCCGAACCGTGCAATTGGtgtatcgttacacccctaaatatatatatatatatatatatatatatatatatatatatatatatatatatatatatatatatatatatatatatatatatatatatatatataatttatttatttatttatatttatttatttatatttatttatttatatatatttatatatatatttatttatatatatttatatatatatatttatatatatatatatttatttatttatttatatatatttatttatttatatttatttatttatatatatatttatttatatatatttatttatatatatttttatttataaattatatatttatatatatatatatatatatatatatatatatatatatatatatatatatatatatatatatatatatatatatatatatatattttctttttctttttaattcgGCAAAACTTGTAATCACAAACAACtaaattgtattaataaatTTTATATAAGACAAGAAGTCATCTGCTTTCGTGAACTTTGCTCAGATAATCAACCACGGGAAAGTCTAATGACAATTATATGTGAGTATGATCTAATCTTAACATTTTGGGTTTCCAGTGGAGTACAGGAATGGAATTTGTGCCGTAGACAAATCACACACAATCTGTCGTAACTGTGTGCATGTGCTTGCGTTCGCGTGTGTGCTTGCGTGTAGATCGGGTTAACCAAAGTGAAATAGAAGAGCGCGAGATCATTCTCCAgaacaaaagtaaaaatgtaacaagACGTCGTATGTCTGAGGTAAAAACAGAGGGTTTACACGTTTGTTGCTATTTTAATCGCAACAGAgatttgatttgtttatttttgcctGTTTAGCCCAAGTTTGCGTGTTTAATCGCCTCCGCTGTCACTGTGAGAAAAAGATAATTAATTCATCTGTTTCatgatgttaaacatgtaaagtgaTGCATGGTCTCTGTTAATCTGTTCTCTTCTTCACAAataattaaacacattttaacttgAATGCTCCCCAGATAGCACACGTACGTCTGCTAAATATTGCTTCATCTTCTGTACATCGGCTGCGAACATTGAAAAGTAAGACGTCTGCAATATCTCTGCAAGACGTCTTGGCGATGTCTTGAAACATTCGAAATTTTTACAAGCTGCATGCATCTTCTGGAGATCTTGAATCCGAGCAAACACAGACGAATCAGCTGACCTCAAAGCTCAACTCATTTCATTGTTTACAC
This region includes:
- the LOC141358772 gene encoding uncharacterized protein, translated to MMDVMCCKSVGTDLSMLDIDDFITEISQLKKEVALLETKLRLRGDEGLKREDSELSLTLLCYTESKHTDAQDTTVCDSNQDLQDEESTDQTSTESLDSVCNAGEQQQILQTKLKMCSVKLIDCTNLMMKIKTEPTSDEYEHNHNDGHDFFLSDVKSELCLNGEITSSTLSCISGGETLRYLESHERKHTEHEHHLKKHTNERPYQCISHKTLYTEEKPYQCSHCDKRLGYKSHLIVHERIHTGEKPYLCNVCGKSFNRHESLVRHQRTHTGEKPYKCSQCEKTFTQSSNLKAHERVHTGEKPYVCPICGKSFSDLRSIRVHERLHTGEKPHHCNVCGKRFSRHEHLVSHQRIHTGEKPYKCSQCEKTFAHSASLKTHERIHTGEKPYKCNVCGRSFNLRVGLVSHQRTHTGEKPYKCSYCEKTFTQAGHLKAHERLHTGEKPYVCPI